The Vicia villosa cultivar HV-30 ecotype Madison, WI linkage group LG1, Vvil1.0, whole genome shotgun sequence genome includes a region encoding these proteins:
- the LOC131649274 gene encoding uncharacterized protein LOC131649274, with amino-acid sequence MGLCAEFKGQVVYFVNIYSSCLLAGKHRLWAELVDLKNKFGGGWWCVGGDFNSTREGSEIMGSSVVSRGAESNEFNEFIEMMDLVDVPSIGSRFTWSNKEGRCKSRLDRFLLSEGLIDSWSIIGQKVGDMDISDHAPIWLKANNKGWGPKPFRFNNCRFEDAEFMRFVEDSWKDINVAGNKTFIIKENLKILRTKLRIWNKEKFGWIDLKIEEATKKLNLGVRPPTGSTDDASVRQERDLDRKAVVDDLWKHLRLQESLLRQKSRIKWLKGGDL; translated from the coding sequence ATGGGGTTATGCGCAGAATTTAAAGGTCAGGTGGTTTACTTTGTGAACATTTACTCATCTTGTCTGTTGGCTGGGAAGCATAGGTTATGGGCAGAATTGGTTGATTTGAAGAataaatttggtggtggttggtGGTGCGTGGGAGGCGACTTCAACTCAACACGAGAAGGAAGCGAAATAATGGGCAGCTCTGTTGTTAGCAGAGGTGCAGAATCGAACGAGTTTAATGAATTCATAGAAATGATGGACTTGGTGGATGTCCCTTCGATCGGTAGCAGGTTCACATGGTCAAACAAGGAGGGTAGATGTAAAAGCAGACTGGATAGGTTTCTGTTGTCTGAAGGTTTAATCGATAGCTGGAGCATTATAGGGCAAAAAGTTGGGGATATGGACATATCTGATCACGCTCCTATTTGGCTGAAAGCAAACAACAAGGGCTGGGGTCCCAAACCCTTTAGATTCAATAACTGCCGGTTTGAAGATGCAGAGTTTATGAGGTTCGTGGAGGATTCGTGGAAAGACATAAATGTAGCTGGAAACAAGACGTTCATCATAAAAGAGAATCTCAAAATTCTAAGGACCAAATTGAGAATATGGAATAAAGAGAAGTTCGGGTGGATCGATCTCAAAATTGAAGAAGCAACGAAGAAGCTGAATTTAGGTGTAAGACCTCCTACAGGCTCAACTGATGACGCATCAGTTAGACAGGAAAGGGATTTGGATAGAAAGGCAGTTGTGGACGATCTGTGGAAGCATTTACGTCTTCAAGAAAGCCTTTTGAGACAAAAGTCGAGAATCAAATGGCTCAAGGGGGGAGATCtgtaa